TTCCCCGACTTCACCGCCCAGATTTCACTACGCGACCCGGAAAACAAGGAGAAGTACATTGGCTCCGACGAGAACTGGGCCCGGGCCGAAGCCGCCATTCAGGAAGCTGCCGCCGAAAAAGGCCTGAATACCGTTACGGAGCTGGGCGAAGCGGCTTTCTATGGCCCCAAGCTCGACTTCATGGTCCGCGACGCGCTCGGCCGCAAGTGGCAGCTCGGTACGATTCAGGTCGACTACAACCTGCCCGAGCGGTTCGAGCTGGAATACGTGGCCTCCGACAACTCCCGTCAGCGGCCGGTGATGATTCACCGCGCCCCATTCGGCTCACTGGAGCGCTTCGTAGCCGTGCTCATCGAGCACTGCGCCGGCAACTTCCCTTTGTGGCTCTCACCCGAGCAGTTTGCCGTGCTGCCCATTTCGGAAAAGTACCAGGACTACGCCCAGCAGGTGTACGACAAGCTGGTACAGGCCGAAATGCGCGGCTCCCTGGACGCCCGCGACGAGAAAATCGGCCGTAAAATCCGGGATGCCGAAATCTCCAAGGTTCCTTACATGCTCATCGTAGGGGAGAAGGAGCAGGAAAACGGCATCGTCTCGGTGCGCAAGCACGGCGAAGGCGACGTGGGCAGCATGCCCCTGGAAGCCTTCATCCGCAGCTTCCAGGAGCAGGTCGCTGAAATGATGGCTGTTTAATCAGGTTTGGTCATTGCGAACGAAGCGAAGCAATCCGCCTCTGCGCAGTGAGTAGTTCCCTTTCACCAAAAAGCCTCTGACTATACTCCTAGTCAGAGGCTTTTTAGCTTGCAATGTCTGCCCCATTTTACCGTCCAGGCTACCTCTCACTGCACACAATGCCCCTGGTTCGACCATCTCCGACCAGCACATACGCCCAGCGAATGTCCCTCGCCAGGGCAATTTTATATAGCCTTTTTTGAGGGTTTGAAAAAAAAGGCGGATATTCGCCCGCTGATTGAACCCACACTGCTCCGGCAAAGGTTGAGTTCAACCAGCTTAAAAGTTAATTAGCTCACCTTTCAGAAGGAGGACCAACCCATAGCAACCCCAAACCGCCGCTACATTCCCCGCGCTCAGGTCGAGGAGCCGTTCAAAATCAACCAGAAGATTACGGCCCGGGAAGTACGCCTGGTCGGCGAAAACGTCGAGCAAGGCATTTATTCAATTGAGCAGGCCCGTCGCATGGCCCAGGAGCAGAACCTCGACCTGGTTGAGATTTCGCCCACGGCCGTGCCCCCGGTGTGCCGCGTTATCGACTACTCGAAATTCAAGTACGAGCAGAAGAAGCGTACCCGCGAAATGAAGGCCAAGGCTACGAAAGTAGTTCTGAAGGAAATTCGTTTCGGACCCAACACCGACGACCACGACTTCGCATTCAAGCTCAAGCACGCCCAGGAATTCCTGAAGGAAGGCGCCAAAATCAAGGCGTACGTTCACTTCGTGGGTCGTTCCATCGTGTTTAAGGAGCGGGGCGAAATCCTGCTGCTCAAGTTTGCTCAGGCTTTGGAAGAACTCGCCAAAGTAGAGCAACTGCCTAAGCTCGAAGGCAAGCGCATGTTCCTGTATCTGGCTCCCAAAGTAGCGCCCACGCCTGCCAAGGCTAAGCCTGCTGCCCCGGCCGCGAAAGAAGGAGCTCCGGCTCCCAAAGAAGCGCAGCCCAAGGAACAGGAATAGGCTCGGGCCTGCATCCCCGCATTTTCTTTTTTCTCAATTCATACCACAATGCCGAAAGTAAAGACGAAATCCGGTGCTAAGAAGCGTTTCTCGCTCACCGGCTCGGGCAAGGTGAAGCGGAAGCACGCCTTCAAAAGCCACATCCTGACCAAAAAGTCGACCAAGCAGAAGCGTAACCTGACGCACGTAACCTTGGTTAGCTCCGCGGACATGAACCGCGTGAAGGACATGCTGGTTATCTGATTGTAAAAAGCTGATTGTCAGTTGTTATTAGTTTAACCATCGACAGCCAACCACCAACAATCACCAAATTTTCAACCCGGCGTCCGGTCTCGAAGACTTCACTTGAATAGTCACCGGCCGCCAAAAACAAAGTAGGTTATGCCAAGAAGTGTAAACCACGTGGCCTCGCGCCACCGCCGTAAGAAAGTAATGCGTCTGGCGAAAGGCTATTTCGGCCGTCGCAAGAACGTATGGACCGTAGCCAAAAACGCCGTTGAGAAAGGTCTTCTCTACGCGTACCGCGACCGGAAAACCAAGAAGCGTGAGTTCCGCGCCCTCTGGATTCAGCGTATCAACGCTGGTGCCCGCGAGCATGGTCTGTCGTATTCGCAGTTGATGGGCGGCCTGAAGAAGGCTGGCATCGAGCTGAACCGTAAGGTTCTGGCCGACCTCGCCCTCAACCACCCCGCTGCTTTCAAAGGCATTGTGGACAAGATTAAGTAAGTAGCCCACGCTGGCTAGCCAGCCGGAATACTAAAACAAAAAGCCCTCAGCCATCAACGGTTGAGGGCTTTTTGTTTTTTTGGGCTAGCGCCGCCTCCGGTTATTGGGGGCGGGCCAGTACGACGATGGGCTTTTCCTTGTAGATGGTTTCGGCAATGGGCTGGTAGCCATGCTTGGCCGCCACCCGCAGGGAAGGGGCATTATCCGGGTCGATGATGCACACAGTGCGTGAGCAGGCAAAATGCGCCTCGCCCCAGGCCAGGGCCGCCGCTACGGCTTCCGTAGCGTAGCCGCGGCCGTGAATGGCCGGGTCGAGCACCCAGCCGATTTCGGGCTCTCCTTTCAGGGAAGGATCCATGGCCCGGCGCCAATCGGCGAAGCCAACGGTGCCGATGTAACGGCCGGTCGCGGTTTCTTCCACGGCCCAGTAGCCAAAGCCCAGCAGGGACCAGTGTCCGTTGTTGCGCAGCAGCTTTGTCCAGACGTCTTCTTCCGGCAAGGGCTGCCCGCCGAGAAAGGCATAAAAGTCGGGCTTTTGAAAGATGGCGGTGAAGGCGGCCAAGTCCGCAAAGCGGTGCTCCCGTAGTAGCAGGCGAGCGGTGGGAATTACGGGGATGGGAGAGGTTAAAGGATACGAGCTGAGCATAGAGGCAGGTGAAAAAAGCGCAATGATAAAGTAAGCTGCAAAAAACGAATCCCTATATATCAAACCAGAATTCTTGCGCTTAATTCGAAAATCGATCTATAATCAGGAGTGTTGTTATATCCTTGGAATACTGATAAAATAATGAATTGTACTTAATTTATTATAGCTTTAAATAATAC
Above is a genomic segment from Hymenobacter cellulosivorans containing:
- the rplT gene encoding 50S ribosomal protein L20 — translated: MPRSVNHVASRHRRKKVMRLAKGYFGRRKNVWTVAKNAVEKGLLYAYRDRKTKKREFRALWIQRINAGAREHGLSYSQLMGGLKKAGIELNRKVLADLALNHPAAFKGIVDKIK
- a CDS encoding GNAT family N-acetyltransferase; protein product: MLSSYPLTSPIPVIPTARLLLREHRFADLAAFTAIFQKPDFYAFLGGQPLPEEDVWTKLLRNNGHWSLLGFGYWAVEETATGRYIGTVGFADWRRAMDPSLKGEPEIGWVLDPAIHGRGYATEAVAAALAWGEAHFACSRTVCIIDPDNAPSLRVAAKHGYQPIAETIYKEKPIVVLARPQ
- the rpmI gene encoding 50S ribosomal protein L35 yields the protein MPKVKTKSGAKKRFSLTGSGKVKRKHAFKSHILTKKSTKQKRNLTHVTLVSSADMNRVKDMLVI